Part of the Methylophaga nitratireducenticrescens genome is shown below.
AATCTACGAAAAGGGTATTCGAGTATTTACAACGATCAAAGCTAAACATCAGCAAGCGGCAACCAAGGCATTGCAAGATGCTTTATTGGCCTATGACAAACGTCATGGTTATCGAGGACCAACAGCGAAAGTAGATCTGAGTGAATTACCGGATTTGGCAGCATCAGAACAGTTTCTGAAAGATTTTTCGATTATAGGATCCATCAGCCCAGGTCTGGTATTGAGCATAAAAGATAACTCTGCTCAGGTATTTGTGAAGGATTTCGGACAAATTGAATTACCCTTTTCAGCGGTAAGTTGGGCTCAGCCGCAGCTCAGTGCATACAGCATGGGGAAAAAACCACAATCCATAAATGAGGTATTAACTGTTGGCGATATTATCTATCTACGAGCGTTAGAAGACGATGAATGGCAGTTAACACAAATTCCCGAAGTACAGGGAGCCTTGGTCTCGCTTGCTCCTGAAGATGGCGCAATAACCTCTTTACAAGGAGGATTTGATTTCTTCCAGAGTAAATTTAATCGTGCAACACAATCAAAGCGTCAACCTGGATCAGGATTTAAGCCTTTTGTTTATTCAGCTGCACTGGAAAAAGGCTATACGGCCGCAACTGTAGTAAATGATGCGCCAGTGGTATTTGATGATCCGGGGTTGGAGAATGTCTGGCGCCCCGAAAATTACAGTGGACGTTTTTTTGGCCCCACCCGATTAAGGGAAGCACTTACGCACTCTCGAAACCTTGTTTCTATACGGCTGTTAAGAGATATTGGAATTGCCTATACAGTGGATTATGTACAACGGTTTGGATTTCTGCCTGAGCAAGTACCACCGAATTTATCTATAGCCTTAGGTAGTGGTAACGCTGCACCATTAGATATGGCGCGGGCATATGCGACATTAGCCAATGGTGGGTACCTGATAGACCCTTATATTATTAATCGGGTTGAAAATGCTGCTGGTGAAATTCTGATGCAGACCAAACCCAAGAAAGTCTGCGACAGCTGTGCTATACCCGCAGCCGATATCAGTGAAGAAGAAGCCCTGATGCAAGCTGAATTGTTAGGCTTTTATCCAGCCAAACAGGTCATTACCCCACAAAATGCTTACATTATTAACAGCATGCTGCGTGATGTAGTGAAGTTTGGTACAGGTCGCCAGGCATTAAGTTTAAATCGCGGTGACTTGGCGGGTAAAACCGGCACAACAAATGATCAACTGGATGCCTGGTTCAATGGCTTTAACCCCAAACTGGTTGCTATAAGCTGGGTCGGCTTTGATAATCCAAGTACCTTAGGTCGCTATGAAACGGGAGGACGTGCTGCTTTACCAATGTGGATTGATTTTATGCGTGTAGCACTTGAAGATATTCCCGAACAAAGCTTTCAGCAGCCTGTTGATATGGTCACTGTTCGCATTGATCCGGAAACAGGATTGCAGGCACAACCAGACGATACGGATGCAATTTACGAAATCTTCCGTAAAGAAAATGTTCCGGCAATGCGTGGTGGCAGTAGCACCTCAGCCGAAGAACAGGATGATTCACTTATCGAACTTTTCTAGGGCTTGTTTACCCCGCGTCTCTACTATTGCTGGGACACCATTGGTTGGGGAAAGATCCTATTAAGGTCCTTGGAGCAGATTTTATTCATCAGGCATCAAACCATAGAACTCATGGAGTAAGCCAGCAGCTTTATTGGAAAGATTGGCTCAATCACTTTCACTGACCAGCCTTCTCAAGCGATTCATGACCTCCATGTTTGCCTCTTCCATTGCCGAAAGCGCCTGCAGAGCCTCTTCGGACTCTCCGGCTTGATACAGTTCAACTGCCCGTCTCGCCTGCACATGGACTTGACGGTGAGGCTCCTCAATGCGCTGAAATTCGGAAGCATTCATAAACACCGTCTGTCCTGAACCTTCATAGTACCAACGGCCGAGGCGACATTCTTCTTCACTTGGCAACGACTTTGGATCGACGTATTCCAGCCCCAGTAAGCAACGGTAGACTAACAACTTGATCTCCAACTCTTCCAGATTGGCAAACTCCACTTCGCTGGCCAAAGCGGTGCGATTGAGCACACGTCCCCCATCGCCTGCCAGACCCAGCACTTCAGTGGTGCGAGCCAAAATCCGACTGGCATTCTCGTCCACTCGACTGACTGCTTCAGAGTTGGCCTGCATGTCAGCATCCGCTTGTCGTGTTTGAGCCTGAATAGTGTCGACCAGCGATCTGATCTCGCGTGTGGCATCACTGGTACGCTCGGAGAGACTTCTGACTTCACTGGCAACCACAGCAAAACCGCGTCCGTGGGTTCCGGCACGCGCCGCTTCAATACTGGCATTCAAGGCCAACAGATTTGTCTGATCGGAAATACTGTCGATCAAGGAGACAAACCGACTAACCTCCTCCGTGCGCTCCTGAAGAGTTCGCACTTGCTCGGCAGACTGACGGGTTGCAGTAACAATCTGACTGAGTTCAGCGCCCAATTGGTGCAGATCAGTTTCGTTAGATCGCGATGCCGACAAAGACTCACCAGCAGCGGCATTAGCCTCTTCCAACTGACCGGAAAACACTCCGAACGAATTCTTGAGCGCTGTCAATGAGGCACTGAAACCGGTAAAACTACTTAAAATACCCTGCTGTTCTGTAAACTGATGCTGCCGAGATATCTGTTCGGAACGCAAATCTTCACGTTCTTTTTCAAGCATCCGCACCTGTTCCTGAAGAGAACGGTTCTCCGCGATCAATAGATCCTTTTCATCATCAATCGGCGGGTTGCGCCAGAACAGCAATGCACTTCCAAACATGGCACTAACCTCTTTGATTATTTTTTATAATAAATGTATTTTACATACATCTTATTACAACATCAAAGGATAACAAATGCCGACTGATGTCAGCAGCACAGTTATGTACAATCAATCGAAGGTCTGGTTGGCTCTGTGGTTGTTCCCGCTGGTCAGCGCCTATGCGATGATCATTATGCCTCTGACATTGTACAGCCTGTATCAGACACAAGGCTTGCCAGGGCTGAGCCAGCCTGAAGGCCATGCGCATGAGATGCTGTTCGGATTGGTTACTGGTTTGATTGCTGGCTATCTAAGCGGTCGCCCAGAACGTAAAGTTGCTCTACTGATACTGCTGGCATGGTTTGCAGCCCGGGTGGCCTCGCTTAACTGGCCAGATAGTCTTTGGTCTACGGTACTGCAGGCGCTACTAGTTGCCCTGCTGCTCTGGCAGATACTTCCGCGTCTGAACGCCGCTAAACGCTGGCGAAACCGCATACTGCTGCCATTAATCTTTGCATTGCTGGGGCTGGGCGTGTTGAGTGCGTTGAGCCGAGGACTTACTTTGCCGATGTGGTTTTGGCCGACCGCCCAAGTTACCGGCATATTGCTGGCATTATTGTTAAGCTACATGGGCGGCCGTTTGCTGGCCCCAGCCATCGCCAATGCTATAGATCGTACCGGTGGAACAATACTGAAGGCTCGAGTGCAACCACGTATCGAAGGAGGCCTGATCCTTACGCTGGCTACGGCCGCCCTTCTATCTTTGTCGAGCACTCAAATTCCAGGTTGGTTTAGCGCACTACCATTGTGGCTAGCAGCACTGTTGATCTGTATACGAATCGTCCGCTGGCAGCCGTGGCGTCTGGGTGGCCGCTTGGATCTGTTATGCCTGCTAGCAGGTTATGGCTGGCTGGCACCGGGACTTATAGTCATGGCGCTGCAACAAACACGAGGTCTTTCAACTGGACCGGGGTTGCATCTGGTGACCATCGGTACTCTGGGTATTCTGGCCACTGGTGTAATTATGCGGCTGACGGCACAACGTCGCAAACGTGACCTGCCAACCGGAAGCTGGTGGGCCCTGATTGCCCTGCTTTTCAGCCTTGCAGCCGTCAGTCGGGCCCTGCCCGATCTGTTCCTCTTGCTTCCCTGGAGCGCGCGAACAATACTGTATTTCTTCGCTGCTGGTGGCTGGTCACTGGCCTGGGGATTAACACTGATTTATCAATTGCGAACACTACAACGTCCGGTAGTGAGTACTTAGGAGACAACATTGCGTATTACAAGCTATACCGACTATGCCCTGCGCGTCCTCATTTATCTGGCGGCAGAGCCCGGACGCAAAACGACCATCAGAGAAATTTCAACGACCTTTGGTATTTCCAAGAATCACCTGATGAAAGTGGTAAATCAACTAAGCCGATTAGGGTATATTGATTCTGTTCGG
Proteins encoded:
- a CDS encoding penicillin-binding protein 1A: MSRLVSRLLKWGFSFFVAGLLFIAVVYLFLSPKLPSPESLRSVQLQIPLRIFSEEGLLMAEFGEKRRIPVQYEDFPPKLIQAFLAAEDDRFFEHPGVDYQGLLRAAYSLAVTGEKTQGGSTITMQVARNFFLSNEKTYLRKINEIILSLEIENTLSKEEILALYLNKIFLGHRSYGVGAAADVYYGKKLEELTLGQMAMIAGLPKAPSTTNPITSPQRAMDRRNYVLSRMLDVGFITQSEYQDALKEEVSARYHGREIEVYAPYVSEMVRTYLIDEFGEEIYEKGIRVFTTIKAKHQQAATKALQDALLAYDKRHGYRGPTAKVDLSELPDLAASEQFLKDFSIIGSISPGLVLSIKDNSAQVFVKDFGQIELPFSAVSWAQPQLSAYSMGKKPQSINEVLTVGDIIYLRALEDDEWQLTQIPEVQGALVSLAPEDGAITSLQGGFDFFQSKFNRATQSKRQPGSGFKPFVYSAALEKGYTAATVVNDAPVVFDDPGLENVWRPENYSGRFFGPTRLREALTHSRNLVSIRLLRDIGIAYTVDYVQRFGFLPEQVPPNLSIALGSGNAAPLDMARAYATLANGGYLIDPYIINRVENAAGEILMQTKPKKVCDSCAIPAADISEEEALMQAELLGFYPAKQVITPQNAYIINSMLRDVVKFGTGRQALSLNRGDLAGKTGTTNDQLDAWFNGFNPKLVAISWVGFDNPSTLGRYETGGRAALPMWIDFMRVALEDIPEQSFQQPVDMVTVRIDPETGLQAQPDDTDAIYEIFRKENVPAMRGGSSTSAEEQDDSLIELF
- a CDS encoding methyl-accepting chemotaxis protein, with the protein product MFGSALLFWRNPPIDDEKDLLIAENRSLQEQVRMLEKEREDLRSEQISRQHQFTEQQGILSSFTGFSASLTALKNSFGVFSGQLEEANAAAGESLSASRSNETDLHQLGAELSQIVTATRQSAEQVRTLQERTEEVSRFVSLIDSISDQTNLLALNASIEAARAGTHGRGFAVVASEVRSLSERTSDATREIRSLVDTIQAQTRQADADMQANSEAVSRVDENASRILARTTEVLGLAGDGGRVLNRTALASEVEFANLEELEIKLLVYRCLLGLEYVDPKSLPSEEECRLGRWYYEGSGQTVFMNASEFQRIEEPHRQVHVQARRAVELYQAGESEEALQALSAMEEANMEVMNRLRRLVSESD
- a CDS encoding NnrS family protein; amino-acid sequence: MPTDVSSTVMYNQSKVWLALWLFPLVSAYAMIIMPLTLYSLYQTQGLPGLSQPEGHAHEMLFGLVTGLIAGYLSGRPERKVALLILLAWFAARVASLNWPDSLWSTVLQALLVALLLWQILPRLNAAKRWRNRILLPLIFALLGLGVLSALSRGLTLPMWFWPTAQVTGILLALLLSYMGGRLLAPAIANAIDRTGGTILKARVQPRIEGGLILTLATAALLSLSSTQIPGWFSALPLWLAALLICIRIVRWQPWRLGGRLDLLCLLAGYGWLAPGLIVMALQQTRGLSTGPGLHLVTIGTLGILATGVIMRLTAQRRKRDLPTGSWWALIALLFSLAAVSRALPDLFLLLPWSARTILYFFAAGGWSLAWGLTLIYQLRTLQRPVVST